A window of the Cystobacter fuscus genome harbors these coding sequences:
- a CDS encoding ATP-binding protein: MRHFFSMTTALVLIIPLVAGAALLRVFQISQGEQAVLRRYALVTEQTLRAERLNAEGERLARLSRSYLLTPNPDIMKEVDTSRARFDELVRQLAAAHLDEQERELMEEISRADKLLRSIARDLHLQRGAGVPIDQLQPPLTGEYQLLREALDETLQVLLRHERERMSALESEAHQVLAESGGMRLVAVAVAVLMLALQAVLAMRALHRRRLAQIMAERNAAERAASEARYSGIVSLAADAIITVDEAGRITLFNAGAEAIFGYRAPEVLGRPLDVLMPERFRERHHQFMRTFLDKGLQARRIGERQRVHGLRKSGEEFPIDAAISGLEVEGRRTLTVILRDISEQKRVEEEQRFLVSAGELLSSTLLDSERTLSRVAQLAVERLADWCLVYLWDEGRVRLSEVVHRDPAQRQTASLLRSFPLDSRRAFLAREVLVQCKPLLHSHVSAEQLAAQAQSDDHLRLLRRLNVRSFMAVPLVVNERLLGALTFISSDSGHVYTPRDLEFAEQLGRYSSLALENARLYQSARDATQARDRILGVVAHDLRSPLQSILLSLPLLQRRAAIPGGVNDEHQGKLLERLSTSAHRMNRMIEDLLDVARVEAGQLSIRASPQPTEPLLHEALDTVRSQAREVQLVLEPPGSLPPVLADRDRLLQVFSNLLGNALKFTPSGGEVRVGAHTEDGQVVFFVKDTGPGLTPEARQHLFERFWQANHGDRRGAGLGLSIVKDIIEAHGGRIHVESEQGHGSSFFFSVPIALNTAPSPPGPVNTVGPF; the protein is encoded by the coding sequence ATGCGCCACTTCTTCTCCATGACGACGGCCCTGGTGCTCATCATTCCCCTGGTGGCGGGAGCCGCGCTGCTACGGGTGTTCCAGATCTCCCAGGGGGAGCAGGCCGTCCTGCGTCGCTATGCACTCGTCACCGAGCAGACACTCCGCGCCGAGCGTCTGAACGCCGAAGGGGAGCGCCTGGCCCGGCTGAGCCGCTCGTACCTGCTCACACCCAACCCGGACATCATGAAGGAGGTGGACACCTCGCGCGCCCGGTTCGACGAGCTGGTACGACAGCTCGCCGCGGCCCACCTGGATGAGCAGGAGCGGGAGCTGATGGAGGAAATCTCCCGCGCCGACAAGCTCCTGCGGAGCATCGCCCGGGACCTGCACCTGCAGCGGGGCGCGGGCGTCCCCATCGATCAACTCCAGCCCCCCCTCACCGGAGAGTACCAGCTCCTGCGGGAGGCGTTGGATGAGACCCTGCAGGTGCTGCTGCGCCATGAGCGGGAGCGGATGAGCGCCCTGGAGTCCGAGGCCCATCAGGTGCTCGCCGAGTCGGGCGGGATGCGCCTGGTCGCGGTCGCCGTCGCCGTGCTCATGCTCGCGCTCCAGGCGGTGCTCGCGATGCGCGCACTGCACCGGCGGCGCCTGGCCCAGATCATGGCCGAGCGCAACGCGGCGGAGCGCGCCGCCTCGGAAGCGCGCTACTCCGGCATCGTCTCGCTCGCCGCGGACGCCATCATCACCGTGGACGAAGCCGGGCGCATCACCCTCTTCAACGCGGGAGCCGAGGCCATCTTCGGCTACCGCGCCCCCGAGGTGCTCGGGCGTCCCCTCGACGTGCTGATGCCCGAGCGCTTCCGGGAGCGGCATCACCAGTTCATGCGGACGTTCCTCGACAAGGGCCTCCAGGCGCGGAGGATCGGCGAGCGCCAGCGCGTCCACGGCCTGCGCAAGAGTGGCGAGGAGTTCCCCATCGACGCGGCCATCTCCGGACTCGAGGTGGAGGGCAGGCGGACACTCACCGTCATCCTCCGGGACATCTCCGAGCAGAAGCGGGTGGAGGAGGAGCAACGCTTCCTGGTGAGCGCCGGAGAGCTGCTCTCCTCCACGTTGCTGGACTCCGAGCGCACGCTCTCGCGCGTCGCCCAGCTCGCCGTGGAGAGGCTGGCCGACTGGTGCCTCGTCTACCTGTGGGACGAGGGCCGGGTGCGCCTGTCCGAGGTCGTCCACCGAGACCCCGCCCAGCGGCAGACGGCCTCGCTCCTGCGGAGCTTCCCACTGGACTCCCGCCGCGCCTTCCTCGCACGCGAGGTGCTGGTCCAGTGCAAGCCCCTGCTCCACTCCCACGTCTCCGCGGAGCAGCTCGCGGCCCAGGCCCAGAGCGACGATCACCTGCGCCTGCTGCGGCGACTCAACGTGCGCTCCTTCATGGCCGTTCCCCTGGTGGTCAACGAGCGGCTGTTGGGAGCCCTCACGTTCATCTCCTCGGACTCCGGCCACGTCTACACCCCGAGGGATCTGGAGTTCGCCGAGCAGTTGGGCCGCTACTCCAGCCTGGCCCTGGAGAACGCCCGGCTCTACCAGTCCGCGCGGGACGCCACCCAGGCGAGGGACAGGATCCTGGGCGTCGTCGCCCATGATCTGCGCAGCCCGCTGCAATCCATCCTCCTCTCATTGCCGCTGCTGCAACGGCGGGCCGCGATCCCAGGCGGGGTGAACGACGAGCACCAGGGAAAGCTCCTGGAGAGGCTCTCCACCTCCGCCCATCGGATGAACCGGATGATCGAGGATCTGCTGGACGTGGCGCGCGTGGAGGCGGGGCAGCTCTCCATCCGCGCGAGCCCCCAGCCCACCGAGCCGCTCCTGCACGAGGCGCTCGACACGGTCCGGTCCCAGGCCCGGGAGGTGCAACTCGTGCTCGAGCCCCCTGGCAGCCTGCCGCCAGTGCTCGCCGATCGGGACCGGTTGCTGCAGGTGTTCTCCAACCTGCTGGGCAACGCGCTGAAGTTCACCCCCTCGGGGGGAGAGGTCCGGGTGGGGGCCCACACGGAAGACGGGCAGGTGGTGTTCTTCGTGAAGGATACCGGCCCCGGACTCACTCCCGAGGCCCGGCAGCACCTCTTCGAGCGCTTCTGGCAGGCGAACCACGGAGATCGCCGGGGAGCCGGACTCGGGCTGTCCATCGTCAAGGACATCATCGAGGCCCACGGAGGGAGGATCCACGTGGAGAGCGAGCAGGGCCACGGCAGCTCCTTCTTCTTCTCCGTGCCCATCGCCCTCAACACGGCCCCCTCGCCCCCGGGCCCCGTGAACACCGTCGGCCCCTTCTGA